One genomic region from Burkholderia latens encodes:
- a CDS encoding spermidine synthase → MTRLIKRASAEARAFKQRQPSAYNGSDKLQPPRVKRRPEIGEHDDVPVLDAPRKPRFAPVTFSEERGVRFLHFGTEWVQGAMRISKPLHIELEYAQQMMAWLLFLETPARIVQLGLGTGALTKFSHRFLPHAKVEAVELNPAVIVAARTMFALPPDDDRLVVHEADAWDFVNDPANRGTTGVLQIDLYDATARGPVLDSVAFYRAVRGCLADAGIATINLFGDHPSFVRNMKHLNAAFDHRVIALPEVHDGNRIAIAFSGPSLDVSFAQLDARAKLIEDTLKLPARKWVKALKETTGARDASFAI, encoded by the coding sequence ATGACCCGACTGATCAAGCGCGCGTCCGCCGAGGCGCGCGCGTTCAAGCAACGCCAGCCGTCCGCGTACAACGGTTCCGACAAACTGCAGCCGCCGCGCGTGAAGCGCCGCCCGGAGATCGGCGAGCACGACGACGTGCCCGTCCTCGACGCGCCGCGCAAGCCGCGCTTCGCGCCGGTCACGTTCTCGGAAGAACGCGGCGTGCGCTTCCTGCACTTCGGCACCGAGTGGGTGCAGGGCGCGATGCGCATCTCGAAGCCGTTGCACATCGAGCTCGAATACGCGCAGCAGATGATGGCGTGGCTGCTGTTCCTCGAAACGCCCGCGCGAATCGTGCAGCTCGGGCTCGGCACCGGCGCGCTGACGAAGTTCTCGCACCGCTTCCTGCCGCATGCGAAGGTCGAGGCAGTCGAGCTGAATCCGGCCGTGATCGTCGCCGCGCGCACGATGTTCGCGCTGCCGCCCGACGACGACCGCCTCGTCGTGCACGAAGCCGACGCATGGGACTTCGTCAACGACCCGGCCAACCGCGGCACGACGGGCGTGCTGCAGATCGACCTGTACGATGCGACCGCGCGCGGCCCCGTGCTCGACAGCGTCGCGTTCTACCGCGCGGTGCGCGGCTGCCTCGCGGATGCCGGCATCGCGACGATCAACCTGTTCGGCGACCATCCGAGCTTCGTGCGCAACATGAAACATCTGAACGCGGCGTTCGATCATCGCGTGATCGCGCTGCCGGAAGTGCACGACGGCAACCGGATCGCGATCGCGTTCTCCGGCCCGTCGCTCGACGTGTCGTTCGCACAGCTTGACGCTCGCGCGAAGCTGATCGAGGACACGCTGAAGCTACCCGCTCGCAAGTGGGTGAAAGCTTTGAAAGAAACGACGGGCGCGCGCGACGCATCGTTCGCGATCTGA
- a CDS encoding benzoate/H(+) symporter BenE family transporter, giving the protein MNPSPTVSAGRAGGRRFFADTSVSTLVAGFVAMMTGYTSSLVLMFQAGRAAHLTDAQISSWIWALSIGMALTTIGLSLRFRAPVVVAWSTPGAALLITSLPGVPYPEAIGAFVVCAVLLTAVGVSGLFDTLMKRIPAGIAAALLAGILFEIGIEIFRAAQFQTALVLAMFFTYLIVKRLAPRYAIVTTLIVGTAVAGGLGLLDFSHFHIALAQPVFTMPAFSIASIVSIGIPLFVVAMASQNVPGIAVLRADGYRTPSSPLIATTGLASLLLAPFGSHGVNLAAITAAICTGPEAHDDHAKRYTAAVWCGTFYLIAGVFGATIAALFAALPKALVVSVAALALFGSIMSGLANAMQDVKQREAALVTFMVTASGLTLLSIGSAFWGLVAGVVTQVILNARRPA; this is encoded by the coding sequence ATGAACCCTTCGCCCACCGTGAGCGCCGGCCGCGCCGGCGGCCGCCGCTTTTTCGCCGACACGTCGGTGTCCACGCTCGTCGCCGGCTTCGTCGCGATGATGACCGGTTATACGAGCTCGCTCGTGCTGATGTTCCAGGCCGGACGGGCCGCGCACCTCACCGACGCGCAGATCTCGTCTTGGATCTGGGCGCTGTCGATCGGGATGGCGCTGACGACGATCGGCCTGTCGCTGCGCTTTCGCGCGCCCGTCGTCGTCGCATGGTCGACGCCCGGCGCCGCACTGCTGATCACATCGCTGCCCGGCGTGCCGTATCCCGAAGCGATCGGCGCGTTCGTCGTGTGCGCGGTGCTGTTGACGGCCGTCGGCGTAAGCGGGCTGTTCGACACGCTGATGAAGCGCATTCCGGCCGGCATCGCGGCCGCGCTGCTCGCGGGCATCCTGTTCGAGATCGGCATCGAGATCTTCCGCGCCGCGCAGTTCCAGACGGCGCTCGTGCTCGCGATGTTCTTCACGTACCTGATCGTCAAGCGGCTCGCGCCGCGCTATGCAATCGTCACGACGCTGATCGTCGGCACCGCCGTCGCAGGCGGGCTCGGTCTGCTCGACTTCAGCCATTTCCACATCGCGCTCGCGCAACCCGTGTTCACGATGCCCGCGTTCTCGATCGCATCGATCGTCAGCATCGGCATTCCGCTGTTCGTCGTCGCGATGGCGTCGCAAAACGTGCCGGGCATCGCGGTGCTGCGCGCGGACGGCTATCGGACACCGTCGTCGCCGCTGATCGCGACGACCGGCCTCGCGTCGCTGCTGCTCGCGCCGTTCGGCTCGCACGGCGTGAACCTCGCGGCGATCACGGCCGCGATCTGCACGGGCCCCGAAGCGCACGACGATCACGCGAAGCGCTACACGGCCGCCGTGTGGTGCGGCACGTTCTACCTGATCGCCGGCGTGTTCGGCGCGACGATCGCCGCGCTGTTCGCCGCGCTGCCGAAGGCGCTCGTCGTGTCGGTGGCCGCGCTCGCGCTGTTCGGCTCGATCATGAGCGGGCTCGCGAATGCGATGCAGGATGTGAAGCAGCGCGAAGCCGCGCTCGTCACGTTCATGGTCACCGCGTCGGGCCTTACGCTGCTGTCGATCGGCTCGGCGTTCTGGGGGCTTGTCGCGGGCGTCGTCACGCAGGTGATCCTGAATGCGCGGCGCCCCGCGTAG
- a CDS encoding DUF3311 domain-containing protein: MAHDADANRAAKRWLWLLVLPLIAMVWVPSYSKIEPQWLGFPFFYWYQLLWVFISAVITAFVYYKTKNAWKSGGTRGGAQ, from the coding sequence ATGGCTCACGATGCCGACGCCAATCGGGCCGCCAAGCGCTGGCTCTGGCTGCTGGTGCTGCCGCTGATTGCGATGGTCTGGGTGCCGTCGTACAGCAAGATCGAACCGCAATGGCTGGGATTTCCGTTCTTCTATTGGTATCAGCTGCTGTGGGTGTTCATTAGCGCGGTGATCACCGCGTTCGTGTACTACAAGACCAAGAACGCGTGGAAGTCGGGCGGCACGCGCGGAGGTGCTCAATGA
- a CDS encoding vWA domain-containing protein, with product MLLNFFYALRAAKLPVSVKEYLTLLESLKAGLISPSIDAFYFLARMTLVKDEQYFDKFDQAFGAYFHGVSTLPSEAFDIPLDWLEKRLERELSPEEKAQIDALGGLDKLMERLKELLDEQKARHEGGNKWIGTGGTSPFGHGGYNPEGMRIGGPSNGNRTAVKVWEARAYRDYDDSVEIGTRNIKVALRRLRRFAREGAAEELDLPGTIRSTAANAGWLDLRMVPERHNNVKVLMLLDVGGSMDDHIKRTEELFSAAKAEFKHLEFYYFHNCVYDHLWKNNRRRHSERTATWDVLHKFTPDYKLIFVGDATMSPYEVLQPGGSVEYNNPEAGAVWLRRLADQFPHHAWLNPEPERLWEYRQSVSIIRDVLGQRMYPLTLAGLETAMRALSK from the coding sequence ATGCTGCTCAATTTCTTCTACGCGCTGCGCGCAGCCAAGCTGCCCGTCTCGGTGAAGGAATACCTGACGCTGCTCGAATCGCTGAAGGCCGGGCTGATCTCGCCGTCGATCGACGCGTTCTACTTCCTCGCGCGGATGACGCTCGTCAAGGACGAGCAGTACTTCGACAAGTTCGACCAGGCGTTCGGTGCGTATTTCCACGGCGTGTCCACGCTGCCGTCCGAAGCGTTCGACATTCCGCTCGACTGGCTCGAGAAGCGGCTCGAACGGGAGTTGTCGCCGGAAGAAAAGGCGCAGATCGACGCGCTGGGCGGCCTCGACAAGCTGATGGAGCGCCTGAAGGAATTGCTCGACGAGCAGAAGGCGCGCCACGAAGGCGGCAACAAGTGGATCGGCACCGGCGGCACGTCGCCGTTCGGGCACGGCGGCTACAACCCCGAAGGGATGCGCATCGGCGGCCCGTCGAACGGCAACCGCACCGCGGTCAAGGTGTGGGAGGCGCGCGCGTATCGCGACTACGACGACTCCGTCGAGATCGGCACGCGCAACATCAAGGTCGCACTGCGGCGCCTGCGCCGCTTCGCGCGCGAAGGCGCGGCCGAGGAGCTCGACCTGCCCGGCACGATCCGCAGCACCGCCGCGAACGCCGGCTGGCTGGATCTGCGGATGGTGCCCGAGCGCCACAACAACGTGAAGGTGCTGATGCTGCTCGACGTCGGCGGCTCGATGGACGACCACATCAAGCGCACCGAGGAGCTGTTCTCGGCCGCGAAGGCCGAGTTCAAGCATCTGGAGTTCTACTACTTCCACAACTGCGTGTACGACCACCTGTGGAAGAACAACCGCCGCCGGCACTCGGAGCGCACCGCGACGTGGGACGTGCTGCACAAGTTCACGCCCGACTACAAGCTGATCTTCGTCGGCGATGCGACGATGAGCCCGTACGAAGTGCTGCAGCCGGGCGGCTCGGTCGAATACAACAACCCGGAAGCCGGCGCCGTATGGCTGCGCCGCCTCGCCGATCAGTTCCCCCACCATGCATGGCTGAATCCCGAGCCCGAGCGGCTATGGGAATACCGGCAATCGGTCTCGATCATTCGCGACGTGCTGGGTCAGCGCATGTATCCGCTCACGCTCGCCGGCCTAGAAACCGCGATGCGCGCACTCAGCAAGTAA
- the tal gene encoding transaldolase, which yields MTNALDQLKQYTTVVADTGDFQQLAQYKPQDATTNPSLILKAVQKDAYKPILEKTVRDHRNESTDFIIDRLLIAFGTEILKLIPGRVSTEVDARLSFDTQRSIDKGRELIKLYEAAGVGRERILIKLASTWEGIRAAEVLQKEGIKCNMTLLFSLVQAAACAEAGAQLISPFVGRIYDWYKKQAGADWDEAKNGGANDPGVQSVRRIYTYYKTFGYKTEVMGASFRTTSQITELAGCDLLTISPDLLQKLHDSNETVARKLSPDALHDTPTERVAIDEASFRFQLNDEAMATEKLAEGIRVFAADAVKLEKLIDALR from the coding sequence ATGACCAACGCACTCGACCAGCTGAAGCAGTACACGACCGTCGTCGCCGACACGGGCGATTTCCAGCAGCTTGCGCAATACAAGCCGCAGGATGCGACCACGAACCCGTCGCTGATCCTGAAGGCGGTCCAGAAGGACGCATACAAGCCGATCCTCGAGAAAACCGTCCGCGATCACCGCAACGAAAGCACCGATTTCATCATCGACCGCCTGCTGATCGCATTCGGCACCGAGATCCTGAAGCTGATCCCGGGCCGCGTGTCGACCGAAGTCGACGCGCGCCTGTCGTTCGACACGCAGCGCTCGATCGACAAGGGCCGCGAACTCATCAAGCTGTACGAAGCGGCCGGCGTCGGCCGCGAACGCATCCTGATCAAGCTCGCATCGACGTGGGAAGGCATCCGCGCGGCCGAGGTGCTGCAAAAGGAAGGGATCAAGTGCAACATGACCCTGCTTTTCTCGCTCGTGCAGGCCGCCGCATGCGCGGAAGCCGGCGCGCAGCTGATCTCGCCGTTCGTCGGCCGCATCTACGACTGGTACAAGAAGCAGGCCGGCGCCGACTGGGACGAAGCGAAGAACGGCGGCGCGAACGATCCGGGCGTGCAGTCGGTGCGCCGCATCTACACGTACTACAAGACGTTCGGCTACAAGACCGAAGTGATGGGCGCGAGCTTCCGCACGACCAGCCAGATTACCGAGCTCGCCGGCTGCGACCTGCTGACGATCAGCCCGGACCTGCTGCAGAAGCTGCACGACAGCAACGAAACGGTCGCGCGCAAGCTGTCCCCGGACGCGCTGCACGACACGCCGACCGAGCGCGTCGCGATCGACGAGGCGTCGTTCCGCTTCCAGCTGAACGACGAAGCGATGGCGACGGAAAAACTTGCCGAAGGCATTCGCGTGTTCGCCGCCGACGCGGTAAAGCTCGAGAAGCTCATCGACGCGCTGCGCTGA
- the mctP gene encoding monocarboxylate uptake permease MctP, translating into MNLGATFVFVLLFIGVTILGFLAANWRRGDLAHLDEWGLGGRRFGTIVTWFLLGGDLYTAYTFVAVPALVFGAGAMGFFALPYTILIYPFAFVVFPKLWSIAKRHGYVTAADFVNARYGSRMLALAIAVTGILATMPYIALQLVGIEVVIGALGFDTTGFVGDLPLIIAFAILAAYTYTSGLRAPAMIAIVKDILIYITIAAAVIVIPAKLGGFGHIFSTVPPAKLLLKAPDAMSLNGYSAYATLAIGSALALFLYPHSVTAILSSSSGNTIRRNMAMLPAYSFVLGLLALLGYMALASGVKDMPQYAPYFKAFGPNFAVPALFLNYFPSWFVGVAFAAIGIGALVPAAIMSIAAANLYTRNIHREFVNRNMTHDQETHVAKLVSLIVKVGAVAFILGLPLTYAIQLQLLGGIWIIQTLPAIVLGLYTRVLDHRGLLAGWAAGIVCGTWMAISLKLAGSIFTIHLFGLAIPGYAAVWSLIVNLVVSIVVSVLVRVIGMAHAEDRTRPEDYLDVVES; encoded by the coding sequence ATGAATCTCGGCGCCACCTTCGTCTTCGTCCTGCTGTTCATCGGCGTCACCATCCTCGGCTTTCTCGCCGCGAACTGGCGGCGCGGCGACCTCGCCCACCTCGACGAATGGGGCCTCGGCGGCCGCCGCTTCGGCACGATCGTCACGTGGTTCCTGCTCGGCGGCGACCTCTACACGGCGTACACGTTCGTCGCAGTGCCCGCGCTCGTGTTCGGCGCCGGCGCGATGGGCTTCTTCGCACTGCCGTACACGATCCTGATCTACCCGTTCGCGTTCGTCGTGTTCCCGAAGCTGTGGAGCATCGCAAAACGGCACGGTTACGTGACGGCCGCCGACTTCGTCAACGCACGGTATGGCAGCCGGATGCTCGCGCTCGCGATCGCTGTGACGGGCATCCTCGCGACGATGCCGTACATCGCGTTGCAGCTCGTCGGTATCGAGGTCGTGATCGGTGCGCTCGGATTCGACACGACCGGCTTTGTCGGCGACCTGCCGCTGATCATCGCGTTCGCGATCCTCGCCGCGTATACGTACACGTCGGGGCTGCGCGCGCCCGCGATGATCGCGATCGTGAAGGACATCCTGATCTACATCACGATCGCCGCCGCGGTCATCGTGATCCCCGCGAAGCTCGGCGGGTTCGGGCACATCTTCTCGACCGTGCCGCCCGCGAAGCTGCTGCTGAAGGCGCCCGATGCGATGAGCCTGAACGGCTACAGCGCGTACGCGACGCTCGCGATCGGCTCCGCGCTCGCGCTGTTCCTGTATCCGCACTCGGTCACGGCGATCCTGTCGTCGTCGTCGGGCAACACGATCCGCCGCAACATGGCGATGCTGCCCGCGTACTCGTTCGTGCTCGGCCTGCTTGCGCTGCTCGGCTACATGGCGCTCGCGTCCGGCGTGAAGGACATGCCGCAGTACGCGCCGTACTTCAAGGCGTTCGGCCCGAACTTCGCGGTGCCCGCGCTGTTCCTCAACTACTTCCCGTCGTGGTTCGTCGGCGTCGCGTTCGCGGCGATCGGCATCGGCGCGCTGGTGCCCGCGGCGATCATGTCGATCGCGGCGGCGAACCTGTACACGCGCAACATTCATCGCGAGTTCGTGAACCGCAACATGACGCACGACCAGGAGACGCACGTCGCGAAGCTCGTGTCGCTGATCGTGAAGGTCGGTGCAGTCGCGTTCATTCTCGGCTTGCCGCTCACGTACGCGATCCAGCTGCAACTGCTCGGCGGGATCTGGATCATCCAGACATTGCCGGCGATCGTGCTCGGCCTGTACACGCGCGTGCTCGACCACCGCGGCCTGCTCGCAGGCTGGGCGGCCGGCATCGTGTGCGGCACGTGGATGGCGATCTCGCTGAAGCTGGCCGGCTCGATCTTCACGATCCACCTGTTCGGTCTCGCGATTCCCGGCTACGCGGCCGTGTGGTCGCTGATCGTGAACCTGGTGGTGTCGATCGTGGTGAGCGTGCTGGTGCGCGTGATCGGCATGGCGCATGCGGAGGATCGCACGCGTCCGGAGGACTATCTCGACGTCGTCGAGAGCTGA
- a CDS encoding DNA-deoxyinosine glycosylase has protein sequence MLQGFPPVVAAHTHTMILGSFPGEASLDAAQYYAHPRNQFWRLLGAVLGEPGLHELAYDARLERVLARGIGIWDVLDACHREGSLDSAIRNAKPNDFASLREHAPLLKKVCFNGKTAGRFASVIGEAGYETLVLPSSSPANAMLSFEQKLEHWRRIVL, from the coding sequence ATGCTGCAAGGCTTTCCGCCAGTCGTCGCCGCGCATACGCATACGATGATCCTCGGCAGCTTTCCCGGCGAGGCGTCGCTCGATGCCGCGCAGTACTACGCGCATCCGCGCAATCAGTTCTGGCGGTTGTTGGGCGCGGTGCTCGGCGAACCCGGGTTGCACGAGCTTGCGTACGATGCGCGGCTCGAACGCGTGCTCGCGCGCGGCATCGGCATCTGGGACGTGCTCGATGCATGCCATCGCGAAGGCAGTCTCGATTCCGCGATCCGCAACGCGAAGCCGAATGACTTCGCGTCGTTGCGCGAACATGCGCCGTTGCTGAAGAAAGTGTGTTTCAACGGGAAGACGGCGGGGCGCTTTGCCAGTGTGATCGGCGAGGCAGGGTACGAGACCCTCGTGCTGCCGTCGTCGAGTCCGGCGAACGCAATGCTGTCGTTCGAGCAAAAGCTCGAGCATTGGCGCCGAATCGTGCTTTGA
- the htpG gene encoding molecular chaperone HtpG has product MAHETMSFQAEVKQLLHLMIHSLYSNKEIFLRELVSNASDAADKLRFEALADNALYENDPNLRIRIGFDKAARTITIEDNGIGMSRDEAIANLGTIARSGTKEFFTKLSGDQQKDAALIGQFGVGFYSGFIVADKITVETRRAGLPANEAVRWESAGEGDFTIDAIERAQRGTTITLHLRDGEDELLSSHRLKSIIQKYSDHIALPILMRKEEWDQEKGEMVLKDEDETVNQASALWTRAKSDITDEQYTQFYQHIAHDHQDPLAWTHNRVEGRSEYTQLLFVPARAPFDLWNRDYRGGLKLYVKRVFIMDDAEQLLPQYLRFVKGVVDSADLPLNVSREILQESRDVKAIREGVTKRALSMLEELANAEDDAGKEKYKTFWSAFGQVLKEGVGEDHANRERIAKLLRFASTHGDTDAQDVSLADYVSRMKPEQSKIYYVTADTWQAAKNSPHLEVFRKKGVEVLLLTDRVDEWMLSFLHEFDGKPLASVARGDLDLGELNDEEKKAQQQAGEAIKPVVDKMKEALGDKVKEVRVTFRLTDSPSCLVADDNDMSGYLQRMLKAAGQNAPAMQPILEINPEHALVKQLNADSADFGDWCHLLFDQALLAEGGMLDDPASFVKRTNALLLSRTA; this is encoded by the coding sequence ATGGCACACGAAACGATGAGCTTTCAGGCAGAGGTCAAGCAGCTCCTCCACCTGATGATTCATTCGCTCTACAGCAACAAGGAAATCTTCCTGCGCGAACTGGTGTCGAACGCGTCCGACGCGGCCGACAAGCTGCGTTTCGAAGCGCTCGCGGACAACGCGCTGTACGAGAACGATCCGAACCTGCGCATCCGCATCGGCTTCGACAAGGCCGCGCGCACGATCACGATCGAGGACAACGGCATCGGCATGAGCCGCGACGAAGCGATCGCGAACCTCGGCACGATTGCGCGTTCGGGTACCAAGGAATTCTTCACGAAGCTGTCCGGCGACCAGCAGAAGGACGCGGCGCTGATCGGCCAGTTCGGCGTCGGCTTCTACTCGGGCTTCATCGTCGCCGACAAGATCACCGTCGAGACGCGCCGCGCCGGCCTGCCGGCGAACGAGGCCGTGCGCTGGGAAAGCGCGGGCGAGGGCGACTTCACGATCGATGCGATCGAGCGCGCGCAGCGCGGCACGACGATCACGCTGCACCTGCGCGACGGCGAGGACGAATTGCTGTCGTCGCATCGCCTGAAGTCGATCATCCAGAAGTACTCCGATCACATCGCACTGCCGATCCTGATGCGCAAGGAAGAATGGGATCAGGAAAAGGGCGAGATGGTCCTGAAGGACGAGGACGAGACCGTCAACCAGGCGAGCGCGCTGTGGACGCGTGCGAAGAGCGACATCACCGACGAGCAGTACACGCAGTTTTACCAGCACATCGCGCACGACCACCAGGATCCGCTCGCATGGACCCACAATCGCGTCGAAGGCCGCAGCGAATATACGCAGCTGCTGTTCGTGCCGGCGCGCGCGCCGTTCGACCTGTGGAACCGCGACTACCGCGGCGGCCTGAAGCTGTACGTGAAGCGCGTGTTCATCATGGACGATGCCGAGCAGCTGCTGCCGCAATATCTGCGCTTCGTGAAGGGCGTCGTCGATTCGGCCGACCTGCCGCTGAACGTGTCGCGTGAAATCCTGCAGGAAAGCCGCGACGTGAAGGCGATCCGCGAAGGCGTGACCAAGCGCGCGCTGTCGATGCTCGAGGAGCTGGCGAACGCGGAAGACGATGCCGGCAAGGAGAAGTACAAGACGTTCTGGAGCGCGTTCGGCCAGGTGCTGAAGGAAGGCGTCGGCGAGGATCACGCGAACCGCGAGCGCATCGCGAAGCTGCTGCGCTTCGCGTCGACGCACGGCGACACCGACGCGCAGGACGTGTCGCTCGCCGACTACGTGTCGCGGATGAAGCCGGAGCAAAGCAAGATCTACTACGTGACCGCCGATACGTGGCAGGCCGCGAAGAACAGCCCCCATCTGGAAGTGTTCCGCAAGAAGGGCGTCGAGGTGCTGCTGCTGACCGATCGCGTCGACGAATGGATGCTGTCGTTCCTGCACGAATTCGACGGCAAGCCGCTCGCGAGCGTGGCCCGCGGCGACCTCGACCTCGGCGAGCTGAACGACGAGGAAAAGAAGGCGCAGCAGCAGGCGGGCGAGGCGATCAAGCCGGTCGTCGACAAGATGAAGGAAGCGCTCGGCGACAAGGTGAAGGAGGTGCGCGTCACGTTCCGCCTGACCGATTCGCCGTCGTGCCTCGTCGCGGACGACAACGACATGAGCGGTTACCTGCAGCGGATGCTGAAGGCGGCCGGCCAGAACGCGCCGGCGATGCAGCCGATCCTCGAGATCAATCCCGAGCACGCGCTCGTGAAGCAGCTGAACGCCGACAGCGCCGATTTCGGCGACTGGTGCCATCTGCTGTTCGACCAGGCGCTGCTGGCCGAAGGCGGGATGCTCGACGATCCGGCCAGCTTCGTGAAGCGGACCAACGCGCTGCTGCTGTCGCGCACGGCGTGA
- a CDS encoding VOC family protein gives MQVEPYLTFYGRAEEALQFYEKALGAKTMFKMHFKDAPPNPDYPIAPEMADKVMHASFKIGESMIMCSDGDCSQPAGAAHAGYSLSLNPATVDEGQRLFNALADGGEVTMPFGKTFWALGFGMAKDRFGVHWMVNVEDLSQREELAKRAQG, from the coding sequence ATGCAAGTCGAACCGTATCTGACGTTCTACGGCCGCGCGGAAGAAGCCCTTCAGTTCTACGAAAAGGCGCTCGGTGCGAAGACGATGTTCAAGATGCACTTCAAGGATGCGCCGCCGAACCCGGACTACCCGATCGCGCCGGAAATGGCCGACAAGGTGATGCACGCAAGCTTCAAGATCGGCGAGTCGATGATCATGTGCTCCGACGGCGACTGCAGCCAGCCGGCCGGCGCCGCGCACGCCGGCTATTCGCTGTCGCTGAATCCGGCAACCGTCGACGAAGGACAGAGGCTGTTCAATGCGCTCGCCGACGGCGGCGAAGTGACGATGCCGTTCGGCAAGACGTTCTGGGCGCTCGGCTTCGGGATGGCAAAGGATCGCTTCGGCGTGCACTGGATGGTCAACGTCGAGGACCTGTCGCAACGCGAGGAACTCGCGAAACGCGCGCAAGGCTGA
- a CDS encoding chorismate--pyruvate lyase family protein, translated as MRFDGARAGWRDTPRPGCTLDQRDWLTRGGSLTAHLARLGSVSVRVTREAVDGPWFDEPDALGSAPRAPMWVREVILSVDGTPYVAAHSIAPLAASKGVWQAMRRLRTRPLAELLYSDPQVERSALVSRRVIAGHPLYALACHALRGERAPHAFAARRSVFQRHGEPLMVTECMLPALWRHLDAHGDGPRSCGPRGER; from the coding sequence ATGCGATTCGACGGCGCACGGGCCGGCTGGCGCGACACGCCGCGGCCCGGCTGCACGCTCGACCAGCGCGACTGGCTCACGCGCGGCGGATCGCTGACCGCGCATCTCGCGCGGCTCGGCAGCGTGAGCGTGCGTGTGACGCGCGAGGCCGTCGACGGCCCGTGGTTCGACGAACCCGACGCGCTCGGCAGCGCGCCGCGCGCGCCGATGTGGGTGCGCGAGGTGATTCTGTCGGTCGACGGCACGCCGTACGTCGCCGCGCACAGCATCGCGCCGCTCGCGGCCAGCAAGGGCGTGTGGCAGGCGATGCGGCGCCTGCGCACGCGGCCGCTCGCCGAGCTGCTGTACAGCGATCCGCAGGTCGAGCGCTCGGCGCTCGTCAGCCGGCGCGTGATCGCCGGCCATCCGCTGTATGCGCTCGCGTGCCATGCGTTGCGGGGCGAGCGGGCGCCGCACGCATTCGCCGCGCGGCGCTCGGTGTTTCAGCGGCACGGCGAGCCGCTGATGGTCACCGAATGCATGCTGCCCGCACTGTGGCGTCATCTCGACGCGCACGGTGACGGGCCGCGCTCGTGCGGGCCACGCGGAGAACGGTGA